The genomic interval ATGGAAATATAGAAATTATAGAAAGTGATGAAACTACCCATTATTCAATTGTAGATCAGTTTGGTAATGCCGTTTCTGTAACTACAACCTTAAACGGAGCGTATGGTTCTAAATTATATTCACCTGAATTAGGTTTCTTTTTCAATAATGAAATGGACGATTTTAGCAGCAAACCTGGTGTGCCAAATATGTTTGGTTTAATTGGTGCAAAAGCCAATGAAATTCATCCAGAAAAAAGAATGTTGAGTTCTATGACACCAACTATTGTAGAAAAAAACGGCAAACTTTTTATGGTAGTCGGAACTCCTGGTGGATCGACCATTATAACGTCTGTTTTACAAACTATTTTAAATGTACATGAATATAAAATGGGAATGCAAGAAGCGGTAAATGCAGCGAGATTTCACCACCAATGGTTGCCAGATGTAGTTAAAATGGAACCGAATAGCTTTGACAAACAAGTGATCTCAGAATTAAAAGACCTTGGATACACCATTGATGAAACTACTTCTAGAATTATTGGTAAAGTTTCAGCAATTTTAGTGTTACCCGACGCTACTTTAGAAGGTGGAGCAGACAAACGTGGAGATGATACTGCTATAGGGTTTTAATTGACAGTTAGCAAAAATATTGAAATTAAAAAAATTATCGATAAAATTTTATATTAAGGTAAACAATCGAACTTTGAAACTTTGAAACTTTGAAACTTTGAAACTTTGAAACTTTGAAACTTTGAAACTTATGCAAATACAACCATTTCACTTAGCGATTCCTGTTCAGGACTTAGAAAAATGTAGAATTTTTTACAGAGATACTTTAAATTGTGAAGAAGGCAGAAGCACAGAACAATGGGTAGATTTTAATTTCTTCGGACATCAATTGGTGATTCATCAAAAAGAAGGTTATATACCAACAGAATCAGTTACAAATCCTGTTGATGGACACGATGTTCCTGTTCCGCATTTTGGCGTTGTTTTAACTTGGGAAGATTGGCATTCTTTAGCAGATCGTTTAAAGGCTGCAAATACAAAGTTCGAAATTGCTCCTTGTATACGTTTTAAAGGAAAAGTAGGTGAACAAGCAACCATGTTTTTTAAAGATCCAGAAAACAATGCTTTAGAGTTTAAAGCATTTCAAGATATGAACCAATTGTTTGCTAAATAAAAAAGGTTCTTAAAATAGATTATAAAATGTTCCCTCGAGCGCAGTCGAGAGGTTAATTTACAAGTAACAACATATAAATCCGTTTCAACTGCGCTAAACCAGACATCTCAAATAATGCATATATCAGAAACTCATATTGTTGAAAAGTTAGAAAAACCAATTCGTTTTCAAGAATATAGCGTTGGTATTTTTAACACAATCCCCACAAAATCTGGTATTAAAAAAGCTATTAAAAAGGGACTTATTTTTATTGATGGAAGTTTGGCAACCACATCCAAATACATTTCTGGAGGAGAAAAAATAGAACTTTTTGAATCTGAAAACTCATCAACATTTGAAAGGTTAGAACTAGATATTGAAGTTTTATTTGAAGACGAAACGTTAGCCATTGTTTACAAACCTGCAGGTATTTTAGTGAGTGGTAATAAGTTTGTGACCATTGCAAACGGGTTGGCACAAAACCTTAAAAAAAGCACTTTAGCTGATGCTGTAAAACCACAACCAATTCATCGGTTAGATTATCCTACAAGCGGACTTTTATTAATAGGTAAAACAAGCACAGCTATTACTGTATTAGGGAAATTATTTAAAGAAAAAGAAATTAAGAAGACCTATTTTGCTGTAACTATTGGTAAAATGAACTCAGAAGGAACTATAAAACTACCTATTGAAGAAAAGGAATCTGAAACAGATTTTCAAGTTTTACAATCTGTAATTTCAGAACGTTTTGAGTATTTAAACTTGGTGAAATTATCACCAAAAACAGGAAGAAAACACCAACTTAGAAAACATTTATTTTCTATAGGAAATCCTATTTTAGGTGATAAAGAGTACTTTTTAGAAGGTAAAGTTTTAAACGGAAAAGGTTTGTATTTACATGCAGCAACTTTAGATTTTATGCATCCTTTTACAAAAACACCTATTTCTATATCAAAAGCATTGCCTAAAAAATTTAATAAAATATTTAATGAACTATCGTTTTAAAAACCTCATTAACTTTTAATAAAGCCAACACATAGTTTCTTCATTCTAAAAAGATTAATTTAGCCACTTATTATAAAATCACAAAATGAAGAAGCTTTTTAAAATTATTGGAATTATTTTATTACTAATAATTGTATCGGCAGGAATCTATTATTTTACTACAAGTGAACCTTTACCGGAAGGAAAACAAGGTAAAGAAGCCGATGCTTTAGCAGAAAACATGTTAAATGCGTTAAACATTGATGCTTACAAGAACACAGAAATACTAGAATGGAGTTTTAGAAATGAACATCATTATAAATGGATTAAAAGATCGAATGTTGTTGTTGTAAAATGGGATGAAAATACCGTTCATTTATTTTTAAATGAACCGCAAAAAAGCCTTGTGGACGTTAAAGGAATTGAGGTTAAAAATCCTGATCCAAAAATTATAAAACAGGCACAAGACTTTTTTAATAACGATTCTTTTTGGTTAGTAGCTCCTTACAAAGTTTTTGATGCAGGAACAGAAAGACGCCTAGTAAAGTACAATGATAAAGATGCCTTATTAATAACATACACTTCGGGAGGCTCTACCCCAGGAGATTCTTATTTATGGTTTTTAGATGAAAACTATTTACCAACTTCTTTTAAAATGTGGACTTCAATAATTCCTATTGGTGGTGTTTCTGCCACTTGGTCTGATTTAAAAGACACCAAAACAGGAATCAAATTACCAACTAAACACAAACTTTCTTTATTTGGTTTAGAAATAAATATGGGAGAAGTAACATCGGAAAATAGTAAAGCAGATATTCTTGCTAATAATATTTTAAAAGCGATAAAACATGAAGCTTACAAAAACACTCGTTTTATAGAATGGAGTTTTGGAGGAAAAAGACATTTTAAATGGGACAAAGAAAAACATATTGTAGATGTTTCTTGGGATAGCATTCGTGTACAATTATATCCAAGAAATAAAGAAAATAGCAGTGTGTTTATCAACAACAAGAAACAAGAAATTGCAAATACTGAAGTTGTAAAAAAAGCTTGGGATATTTTTAATAATGACTCTTTTTGGTTGGTTGCTCCTCATAAATTATTTGATAATGGAACCATTAGAAGTATTCAAAAAGTCGATGACAAAGAAGTATTATTGGTAAAATATACAACTGGTGGTACAACTCCTGGTGACTCTTATCTTTGGTTTGTAGATGAAAACTACATTCCTAAAAGCTATAAAATGTTTGTACCTAGTAAAAAGATGAACGGAGTCCCTGCTACTTGGCAAGACTGGATAACCACAGAAAGTAGTACTTTATTACCAACAAACCACGTTTTTGGTAATGGTAATATTTTAAGTATGGGTACAGTAAAAGGATATAATTAATGAAATCTAAAACAATTGCCAGCGGAATTTTAAGGGCTATAGGAATACTTTTAGGTATTTTTCTTCTTGGCTATTTCTTATACACCATTCAATCTGTAATTATCTATATTATAATTGCAAGCATTTTATCGTTGGTTGCCAGACCTATCATTATTTTTCTAAGAGAAAAACTAAAGTTTCCAAACACGCTTGCTGTTGTATTTACCATGATTTTTATGTTAAGCCTATTAACAGGTTTAATTTTAATGTTTATCCCTTTAATTACTGAGCAAGGCCAAAATTTATCTTTGCTTGAGGTGGATAAACTGGAAGCAAATATTCAGGAAATTTTTAATCAAATTACAGGCTATTTTTCTTCTAGAGGAATAGATGTTTTGGGGGAATTAAAAAATGTAGATTTTATTTCTCAATTTAAAGAAATCCCTGATTTCTTAAATGCTGTTTTAGGCGCTGTAGGTACTATAAGTGTTGGTTTATTTTCTGTATTATTTATCTCTTTCTTTTTTATGAAAGATAGTCACTTGCTTAAAAATGGCGTGATGGCAATAGTCCCAGAAGGCAATGAAAGCAGATTCTCTAAATCTTTAGATACCATTAATAATTTACTGTCTAGATATTTTATTGGATTAATTTCCCAAATTACAATCCTGTTTATCATATACACTGTTATCTTACTAATTTTTGGAATTAATAACGCCGTCGTCATTGCTTTTTTATGTGCTTTGTTAAACCTAATTCCGTATGTAGGGCCGTTAATTGGCGCTGTAATTATGTTTATTTTGTCGATGACGAGTAATATTGGACTAGATTTTCAATCAGAAATTTTACCAACAACAATGTATGTAATGACTGGTTATCTAATTGCACAATTAATTGACAATTTTGCGAGTCAGCCAATTATATTTTCTAAGACAACAAAATCTCATCCGTTAGAAATTTTCTTAATAATAATTATTGGAGGCCTACTTTTTGGTGTTGTAGGTATGATTACTGCCGTACCTTTATACACTGCGTTAAAAGTAATTTTAAAAGAGTTTTTGGCTGATAATAAAATAGTAAAATCATTAACTAAAGATCTCTAATTTCTTTTGAATAAAGCCATTTTAAGTCCAGAAATTCAGCAATTTATTACTGATAATTTAAAATCAAACATTACAAAACTGATTTTAAAAGGAAGTCCATTTAGAGATATTTCTGTACAAGAATTAGCCAACCAAATTGTGGCTAAACAAAAATCTGAACACAAACTTGCTAGCTGGTTTTCTACAGAAAACATATATTATCCGCCCAAAATAAGTATTGAGCAAACCTCTTCAGAAATTACGGCTGCTTATAAAAACAACTTGGTTTCAGGAAATTCAATTATAGATATCACAGGAGGTTTTGGAGTAGATTGTTTTTATTTTTCAAAAAAGTTTAAAGAAGTTATTCATTGTGAAATTAATGAGGATCTATCTGAAATTGTAAAACACAACTATCAGAAACTACAAGTAAAAAATATAACTACATTTTCGGGTGATGGACTTGAATATCTAAAAAATCACAAAGCAAAATTTGATTGTATTTACATAGATCCATCAAGAAGAAATGATCTAAAAGGAAAGGTGTTCTTACTAAATGATTGTTTGCCGAATGTACCCGAAAACATCGATTTTCTTTTTACCAAAACCAATCAAATCCTCATTAAAAACTCACCTATTTTAGATATTACAAGCACTATTAATGAATTAAAATTTGTAAAAGAAATTCATATTATTGCCGTGAATAATGAAGTGAAAGAATTGTTGTTTTTATTAGAAAAAGAGTACAGTGATCCAATAAAAATCAGAACCGTAAATATTGGTAAAAAAGAGATACAAACTTTTAATTTTAATTATAAAGAAGCAGTAAATTCTGAATATTCTGAGCCACTCACCTATTTGTATGAGCCAAACGCTGCAATCCTAAAATCTGGAGGTTTTCATGAAATTTCACAACAATTAAAGGTTTTTAAATTACAACAACATTCTCATTTATATACTTCTGATGAAATTATTGATTTTCCTGGAAGGGTCTTTAAAATAGAGAACGTTTTAAGTTACGATAAAAAGAAACTTAAAAAATTAGTTGTAGAAAACAAAGCAAATATTACCACAAGAAATTTCCCAAAAACGGTTGCTCAAATTAGAAAAGATACCAAAATTAAAGATGGAGGAAATACATATTTATTCTTTACAACGCTTAACACTACTGAGTATATTGTTATTCTTTGTAAGAAAAAACAGCACAAATAGAGCCTAAACAACTAAATGTTAATAAATTAAATCCATTTCTTAACATTTTATTCAGTTTTTTTACTAAGTTTACGAACACTTTAAGTGTTTTTTGATTAGGGGCTTAAAACACTTAAATAAAAAGTCTCGAATTCACTTTCGAGGCTTTTGTTTTTTTACACTACTTTTTTCAGTAATTTTGTATGGAAAGCTTAACTTTCTAAACATGCAAACAAGCACTTATCAAGCACTAAAAATTAATCAAAATACACAGACTTCAATTCAGGATGTTTTGGTTGTAGAAGCTGCTTTACAAATTAACATTAATGATGAGCCTTATACTGTGGTTATGAGAACACCAGATAATGACAAAGCATTAATAAGAGGATTTCTTTTTGCTGAAGATATTTATAAAAGTGACAAAACTTTAATTTTTGAAGTAGTTGAAGAAGAAAATGAAATTCCGACGATTATAAACGTTACTATTTCTAAAGAGATATTAGGTAAAGGATATTTAAATAAAAGAACATTACTCTCTGTTTCTTCCTGCGGAATTTGTGGAAAAAAAGAGCTAAAAGATATTAATGTTGAAGGGGAGAAACTAACTCAAACAACTACTTTTTCTAGTACTATTTTACATGAAATGTTTTTAAAAATGAATAGTTTTCAGCATACCTTTAAAAACTCTGGTGGTAGTCATGCAGCAGCACTTTTTAATAAAAACCATGAGTTTTTAACCGTTAAAGAAGATATTGGTAGACATAATGCTGTAGATAAAGTAATTGGAGATTTGTTGATAAAAGACTATTTAAAGCATGCCAAATACTTATTGGTAAGTGGACGCGTTTCTTACGAAATTGTTTCAAAAGCATTTATTGCAAAAATACCGATTATTGTAGCAGTCTCTGCCTGCTCTTCTTTAGCAGTCGATTTTGCAAAAGAATTTGGTATTTGCCTAATCGGTTTTACAAGAGAGCAAAAAATGACCATTTATTCAAATCCATCATTTGTTGAAAAAACGAAAAGCTATGTCTAAAAACAGAAAAGTACAACCGCCAGAAAAACTAACAGGGATTCAATTAACAGAAGTTCCTAAATCTGCAGTTGGCGTAAAAGCGATTGTTTCTGCTTTAACACATATTAAGGATGAAGTTGGAGTTAGCAAAGGAATTCAGTTATTATCAAAATTAAATCAAAAAGATGGTTTTGATTGCCCTGGCTGCGCATGGCCAGATCCTGATGAAAAAAGAGCTTTTTTAGCTGAGTATTGCGAAAATGGAGCAAAAGCTGTTGCAGAAGAAGCTACTAAAAACAAAGTTTCTCCCATATTCTTTGCAACACATTCTGTACAAGAACTTTCTGAATTTTCTGATTACGAAATTGGAAAAAGTGGAAGAATTACACACCCAATGTATTTGCCAGAAGGCGGAACACATTATGAAGAGATTTCTTGGGAAAATGCTTTTAAAATGATTGGTGAAGAATTAAATTCTTTAGATTCTCCTGACGAAGCAATCTTTTATACTTCCGGAAGAACCAGTAATGAAGCTGCTTTTTTATATCAATTATTTGTACGTCAATTTGGGACAAACAATTTACCAGACTGTTCTAACATGTGTCACGAATCTAGTGGTGTGGCACTTTCACAAACACTCGGCATAGGAAAAGGTTCCGTTACATTAGACGATTTTAATCATGCTGATTTAGTGATTGTTATTGGACAAAACCCGGGTACAAATCACCCAAGAATGTTAACCGCTTTAGGAGAAACAAAAAAACAAGGTGGAAAAATAATTACGATAAATCCGTTACCAGAAGTTGGTTTAATGAATTATAAAGATCCTCAAAATCCTTTAAAATGGATTGGATCTGGTCAAGATTTAACCGATTTATTTTTACCTGTAAAAATAAATGGTGATGTCGCTTTATTAAAAATCATCTTAAAGTTGATGAAAGAAAAAGAAAATGCTGAACCAAATAGTGTTTTCGATCATCAATTTATAAAAGAAAAAACAGCGGGCTTAGAATCTCTTTTAAAAGATTTAGACACCTATTCTATAGCCGAGTTATTACCGCAAACAGGACTAACTTTAGATCAAATTAAAGAAACAACAGCACTCATTATCAACAATAAAAATATTATTATTTGTTGGGCAATGGGTTTAACTCAACATAAAAATGGGGTTGATAATATCCGTGAAATTGTAAACATTTTATTATTAAAAGGCAGTATTGGTAAAAAAGGAGCAGGTACTTGTCCTGTTCGTGGACACTCAAATGTACAAGGTGATAGAACTATGGGGATTTGGGAAAGACCACCAGCTTCTTTTCTAGATAATTTAGAGAAAGAATTTAAGTTTAAAGCACCAAGAAAATTTGGTTTCGACGTGGTAGAGGCTATTGATGCCATGCATAAAAAAGAGGCCAAAGTGTTTTTTGGAATGGGTGGTAATTTTATTTCCGCAACACCAGATACTGTT from Polaribacter sejongensis carries:
- the fdhD gene encoding formate dehydrogenase accessory sulfurtransferase FdhD, with the translated sequence MQTSTYQALKINQNTQTSIQDVLVVEAALQININDEPYTVVMRTPDNDKALIRGFLFAEDIYKSDKTLIFEVVEEENEIPTIINVTISKEILGKGYLNKRTLLSVSSCGICGKKELKDINVEGEKLTQTTTFSSTILHEMFLKMNSFQHTFKNSGGSHAAALFNKNHEFLTVKEDIGRHNAVDKVIGDLLIKDYLKHAKYLLVSGRVSYEIVSKAFIAKIPIIVAVSACSSLAVDFAKEFGICLIGFTREQKMTIYSNPSFVEKTKSYV
- a CDS encoding AI-2E family transporter, whose amino-acid sequence is MKSKTIASGILRAIGILLGIFLLGYFLYTIQSVIIYIIIASILSLVARPIIIFLREKLKFPNTLAVVFTMIFMLSLLTGLILMFIPLITEQGQNLSLLEVDKLEANIQEIFNQITGYFSSRGIDVLGELKNVDFISQFKEIPDFLNAVLGAVGTISVGLFSVLFISFFFMKDSHLLKNGVMAIVPEGNESRFSKSLDTINNLLSRYFIGLISQITILFIIYTVILLIFGINNAVVIAFLCALLNLIPYVGPLIGAVIMFILSMTSNIGLDFQSEILPTTMYVMTGYLIAQLIDNFASQPIIFSKTTKSHPLEIFLIIIIGGLLFGVVGMITAVPLYTALKVILKEFLADNKIVKSLTKDL
- a CDS encoding class I SAM-dependent methyltransferase; this encodes MNKAILSPEIQQFITDNLKSNITKLILKGSPFRDISVQELANQIVAKQKSEHKLASWFSTENIYYPPKISIEQTSSEITAAYKNNLVSGNSIIDITGGFGVDCFYFSKKFKEVIHCEINEDLSEIVKHNYQKLQVKNITTFSGDGLEYLKNHKAKFDCIYIDPSRRNDLKGKVFLLNDCLPNVPENIDFLFTKTNQILIKNSPILDITSTINELKFVKEIHIIAVNNEVKELLFLLEKEYSDPIKIRTVNIGKKEIQTFNFNYKEAVNSEYSEPLTYLYEPNAAILKSGGFHEISQQLKVFKLQQHSHLYTSDEIIDFPGRVFKIENVLSYDKKKLKKLVVENKANITTRNFPKTVAQIRKDTKIKDGGNTYLFFTTLNTTEYIVILCKKKQHK
- a CDS encoding RluA family pseudouridine synthase, whose amino-acid sequence is MHISETHIVEKLEKPIRFQEYSVGIFNTIPTKSGIKKAIKKGLIFIDGSLATTSKYISGGEKIELFESENSSTFERLELDIEVLFEDETLAIVYKPAGILVSGNKFVTIANGLAQNLKKSTLADAVKPQPIHRLDYPTSGLLLIGKTSTAITVLGKLFKEKEIKKTYFAVTIGKMNSEGTIKLPIEEKESETDFQVLQSVISERFEYLNLVKLSPKTGRKHQLRKHLFSIGNPILGDKEYFLEGKVLNGKGLYLHAATLDFMHPFTKTPISISKALPKKFNKIFNELSF
- a CDS encoding FdhF/YdeP family oxidoreductase yields the protein MSKNRKVQPPEKLTGIQLTEVPKSAVGVKAIVSALTHIKDEVGVSKGIQLLSKLNQKDGFDCPGCAWPDPDEKRAFLAEYCENGAKAVAEEATKNKVSPIFFATHSVQELSEFSDYEIGKSGRITHPMYLPEGGTHYEEISWENAFKMIGEELNSLDSPDEAIFYTSGRTSNEAAFLYQLFVRQFGTNNLPDCSNMCHESSGVALSQTLGIGKGSVTLDDFNHADLVIVIGQNPGTNHPRMLTALGETKKQGGKIITINPLPEVGLMNYKDPQNPLKWIGSGQDLTDLFLPVKINGDVALLKIILKLMKEKENAEPNSVFDHQFIKEKTAGLESLLKDLDTYSIAELLPQTGLTLDQIKETTALIINNKNIIICWAMGLTQHKNGVDNIREIVNILLLKGSIGKKGAGTCPVRGHSNVQGDRTMGIWERPPASFLDNLEKEFKFKAPRKFGFDVVEAIDAMHKKEAKVFFGMGGNFISATPDTVFTAKALQNCSLTVQVSTKLNRSHLITGKKALILPCLGRTEKDFQTKGEQFVSIENSMGVVQQSHGTLTPCSKNLLSEAAIVAGVANATLQNSTTNWTALISNYDLIRDKIEATIPGFTDFNTRVRIKGGFYLPNNARENDFTPTKTGKANFSINKPSEIDLEKNQFMMMTIRTHDQYNTTIYGLDDRYRGVLNERRVIFMNEDDMKSLHLKKLDLVDLTSHFNNEEREAKGFLVVPYQIPTQCTATYFPEANVLVPLKSKADISNTPASKTVIITIKKR
- a CDS encoding VOC family protein, producing MQIQPFHLAIPVQDLEKCRIFYRDTLNCEEGRSTEQWVDFNFFGHQLVIHQKEGYIPTESVTNPVDGHDVPVPHFGVVLTWEDWHSLADRLKAANTKFEIAPCIRFKGKVGEQATMFFKDPENNALEFKAFQDMNQLFAK